The Longimicrobium sp. genome contains the following window.
TTCTCGGCCAGCCCGCGCAGCGTCTCGCCGCGCTCGACGGTGTGCGTGCGCGGGCGCTCCTCGCCGTCGGAAGTGCGGCGCGCGCGGGCGGAGCTGTCCGCGCGCTCGGTGCGGCGGGGCCGGCTGGCGGAGGGGCGCTCTTCGTCCGAAGACGCCGAGCGGCTCGCCACGCGCTCGCCATCGCTCGTGCGGCGGGCGGCGGCGCTGTCGGTGGAGCGGCGGGCGGAGCGCGCCTCGTCCGCGGCGGCCACCCTGGTCTCCGCGCTGTCGGAACCGCGGCGGCGGGGGGTGTCCTCGTCGTCCTTGGCGGCCTCGGCGCGGGCGGCCAGGCGGCGGGCGTTCGCGGCGCGTTCGTCGGCGCGGGTGGCCTCGCGCTCTTCGGCGCGGCGCGCGGCGCGGGCGCGATCGGCGATGCGGGCGGCTTCGCGCTCCTGCTCGCGCTGGGCATCGCGGGCGCGCTCCTCCTCGCGGCGCGCGGCGCGGAGGCGGCGGGCCTCGGCGCGTGCGGCGTCCAGCTCCGGCGAGCTGGGGCCGCGCGGCTCGTCGGATACGGAGGCCAGGCGCTGGCGCTCCACCGGGCGCGCGTTCAGCGTGCGGACCGTGGGCGCGGGAAGGCGCACGCGGTCGCCCGTCCCCATCCGGTCCAGCGCGGTGCTCAGGTTCAGCTCGCGGATGCGCTCCACCGGGATCCCGCCGGCGGCCGCGAGCTGCGCCACGTCCTCGCCGCGGCGCAGCGTGTACCAGGCGTAGCCGCCGCTGCGGCGGTAGGCGGAGGTGTCGAAGGCGGTCTGGATGGCGGCGCCGCTCCCCGCAGGCGTCCACACCTTGTAGCCCGCCGGCGCCGTGCCGCGCACCAGGTGCGGGTTGAGCGTGGCGAGCTCGCTGGCGTTCAGGTTCGCGATCTTCGCCAGCTCGGCCACCGGCGTCTCGATGTCCACCCGCACGCTGTCTGGCCGGAAGCGGGGAAGGACGTTGGCGGGAGCGGGGTAGCCGAAACGCGCCGGATCGCGCCCGATGATGGTGACGGCGTAGAGGCGGGGGACGTAGTGCCGCGTCTCCTGCGCCAGGTCGCCGCGCTCGGCGAGGTCCCAGAAGTTGGTGACGTTGAAGCGGCCCAGCCCCCGGTTGATCCGCCCCGAGCCCGCGTTGTACGCCGCCGCCGCCAGCGCCCAGTCGCCGCGGAAGTCGCGGTGCAGGTCGCGCAGGTGGCGCGCCGCGGCGTGGGTGGAGCGCACGGGGTCCATCCGCTCGTCCACCACGTCGTCGATGCGCAGCCCCATCCCCCGACCCGTGGCGGACATGAACTGCCACATCCCCACCGCGCCCGCGTGGCTGCGCGCCGTGGGCGAGTAGCCGCTCTCCACCATCGCCAGGTGGTGCAGGTCGCGCGGGATGCCGTACGAGGCAAAGATCTCCTGCACGAAGTCGCGGTACTTGTCCGCCCGCGAGAGCCACTGCCCGATCACCGCGCGCCGCTGGTTGACCAGGAAGTCCAGTTCCATCTCCACCCAGCGGTTGGCCTCCACCGGCAGATCGTAGCGCGCGTCCCCCAGGACGTTGGCGCGCGCCTTTCCCGGCGCGCCCGCGAGCTCGAAGTTCTCGCGGATCGGCTCGGGAGCCTGCACGGGCTGCGCGGGAAGCGGCAGGGGGGCCGGGGGCGCGGGGGCAGGTGCCGCGCGCCCGGAGGCACAGGCGGCCGTCCCCAGCAGAAGCACGAACGGGAGCGTTCGGAGCATGGGATACATCGTATTTATCTGGAGATCAGAAGCGCCGCCGGGAGGGAGTCGGGGCGCGAGCGGAACGTGGTGGATGGCCGAAGATAATCCCCGCCGGTGGGCCGCGGTACCGAAGCTGAGCCGAAGACTCGCCCGCGGAAACAGGCGCACCACGGCTAAGTCGTTGCGGTACAACGCCGTGTCTTCTGTAAGCCAACAGATTACAATGTTACAAACGGTATCCGACGCCACCCCGCTGTGCGGAAAGGGAAGACACGAAGGGAACAACGGAGAACACGGAGGAAACGATTCCCGCTTCCTCTGTGTTCTCGTTGTGAGGCAATCCGTTCAGGGAAGGCGAAGATTCGCGGCGACCTGCACGGGCGTGGAGGTCGACGGTCCGCTGAACGTGCCGAGCTGCAGCGAGTCGTTGGCGCCCCAGCAGTACACGTCTCCGAAGTACGAGAGCGCGCAAACGAATTCCTGTCCCGCATCGACCGTCTCGAAGAAGGGCGCGCCCAGCACCGGCAGCGGGCGGCTCGCACATCCGAAGAGGGGGCTCGTGGACGTAAACCGGCACGTCTCGGTCGTCACGGCGGTGCCGAGCTGCCCGGACTGGTTCGCGCCCATGCAGAACGCCTGCCCCTCAGCGGTGAGGAGACAGGTTGGAGCGGTCGAATTGTTCTCCTCGCCCGCCGACACCTGGCTGAAGAGCTGGGTGCCGACCACGCGGGCAGGGACCATCCCCTCCGCGCCGACGATGCCCTGGTGGCCCAAACCCAGGCCGCCGAAGTAGTTCGTTCCCCAGCAATAGGTTTCCCCCGCGCCGGTGATGCCGCAGGTGGTCACCGACCCGGCGCTGAGCGTCGCGAACGCAGCCCGCCGCTCACCGGGGCGGGGGTCAGCCGCTCGGCGATGTCTCCGGTGCCGAGCGTGCGGAAGACGTTCTGGCCCCAGCAGTACGCGGCGCCGTCGGCCGTGAGGCCACAGCTCTGCGCCAGGCCGACGCTGATCTGCCTGAACTTCAGCGAGGTGCTGACGGCCGTGGGCGTGGTGACCATCGCCCGGTTCCCGTTCCCCACGTTGCCGAAGGTGTTGCGGCCCCAGCAGTAGGCGGTGCCGTCGCGTGCCAGGGCGCAGGCGACGCGAAAGCCCACCGCGATACTCGCCAGCGGCTGCGGCACGGATACCCGCACCGGGACCGCGCTGGCCTCGAGGCTTCCGTTGCCGAGCTGCCCCAGCCTTCCACTGCCCCAGCAATACCCGTCGCCCTCCGGAGTCACCGCGCAGGTGGTGCTGTCCCCCGCCTCCACCATCGCAAAGGTCCGTCCCCCCGCCACCGCCACGGGCGCCGCGCTGCTGGCGGTCGTTCCGTTGCCGAGCTGCCCGTTCGTGCCGGTGCCCCAGCAGTGCGCCTTCCCATCGACGTCGAGAACACAGCTGTGCATCGCCCCCGTCGCCAGCGCGTCGCGCGGGGACGGCGTGACGTGGATCTGGAGGGTATCCGTGAGCATCCCCCTCTCCGCGACGATCGCCGCCACACCCACCGACCGGCCGGTGACGAGCCCGGCGGCATCAACGGTGGCAACCACCTCGTTGAGGCTCCTGTACGCAGTCCCGCTCGCCGCGGCGTTCCCCACCGAGGCCGTGAGCTGCACCGTCTCCCGCGTGGCGATGTAGCTGGTATCGGCGGAAAGCGTCAGTTGATCGCGCCCCCCACCGACCGGGTCGTCCTGGCAGGCGGCGGTAAGTACGGCGCAGGCAAAGAAGACGGCGAGCTTCAGCGATTTCATCGGATTCACGCGGCGGAAAGGGATGCGCTCTCAGGGAACGGAGAACGACTTTGCGCGTGGACGATAAATCATTTGTTTGCGAGCGTCAACGCGCCGGCGTCTCCCCCGTCACTCCACTTTGCCCTGCACCTCCAGCATCCTGCAGATCTCGGAAAAGCGCTGCATGTACTCCGCCTCTCGCGCCGCATCCGCCTCCGCTCCCATCGACAGGCCGCGCGCCGTGCGCCAGCGGTGGAACGCCAGCTCGCTCGCGATGGTGTGAAGCTCGCGCCGCGCCCGCCAGCGCCTCAGCCCTCCCTTGCGAAACGCCGTCGCGGTGGCCCCAAGCCGGGTGCGGACGCCGCACAGGCAGTCCAGCTCGCCCGCGGGGAGCGCGCCGATCTCCACCAGGTGCTGCAGGTGTTCGCGGATCACCCGCCCCTCGCGGCGCAGCGACGTGCGCACCACCCAGAGCACGGCCACGAAGGCGGGGACCATCACCAGCAGGTAGAGCACCAGGAACCACCCGTCGAAGGAGGCGGACAGGTTCCAGAGCGCGTGCAGCCCCATCGCCGCCGCCAGGCCGAACGCGGCCACCAGCCACCCGCGCGCCTTGCTGTGCCCCTCGCGCACCATCCCCAACCCGATCCCGAACATGCTGGTGAAGAGCGGGTGGGCGAACGGCGCCATCAGCCCGCGCAGCACGAAGGTTAGGACGGAGCTCTCCGTCCCTTCCGCCACCGCCTGGCCGTAGTACTGGACGTTCTCCACCATGGCGAAGCCCA
Protein-coding sequences here:
- a CDS encoding LysM peptidoglycan-binding domain-containing protein, which encodes MLRTLPFVLLLGTAACASGRAAPAPAPPAPLPLPAQPVQAPEPIRENFELAGAPGKARANVLGDARYDLPVEANRWVEMELDFLVNQRRAVIGQWLSRADKYRDFVQEIFASYGIPRDLHHLAMVESGYSPTARSHAGAVGMWQFMSATGRGMGLRIDDVVDERMDPVRSTHAAARHLRDLHRDFRGDWALAAAAYNAGSGRINRGLGRFNVTNFWDLAERGDLAQETRHYVPRLYAVTIIGRDPARFGYPAPANVLPRFRPDSVRVDIETPVAELAKIANLNASELATLNPHLVRGTAPAGYKVWTPAGSGAAIQTAFDTSAYRRSGGYAWYTLRRGEDVAQLAAAGGIPVERIRELNLSTALDRMGTGDRVRLPAPTVRTLNARPVERQRLASVSDEPRGPSSPELDAARAEARRLRAARREEERARDAQREQEREAARIADRARAARRAEEREATRADERAANARRLAARAEAAKDDEDTPRRRGSDSAETRVAAADEARSARRSTDSAAARRTSDGERVASRSASSDEERPSASRPRRTERADSSARARRTSDGEERPRTHTVERGETLRGLAEKYNVTAAQLRAANDIAAGKGVELGMRLRLPRAASSSASLSAASERAARTRSSDDDRPSTASRSSTSVRTGTPERRTTRSDSSTRRASSDDDAPRSRTGSERRASSDETPRARTASERRASSDDETPRTRTATERRDSSATRRTATASRDTASKTRNTSTSRAASASRDSSASRTRSAASRDSSASRSRNAFTRDSSASRSRGGSSAAGTRASSASRDSAASRSRGSSSETKPRAAAEGSTRPRASASETSRPSQHTVKSGETLFGVARQYGVTVPALRAANDMDGGATIQPGQKLRIPRS
- a CDS encoding Ig-like domain-containing protein, yielding MKSLKLAVFFACAVLTAACQDDPVGGGRDQLTLSADTSYIATRETVQLTASVGNAAASGTAYRSLNEVVATVDAAGLVTGRSVGVAAIVAERGMLTDTLQIHVTPSPRDALATGAMHSCVLDVDGKAHCWGTGTNGQLGNGTTASSAAPVAVAGGRTFAMVEAGDSTTCAVTPEGDGYCWGSGRLGQLGNGSLEASAVPVRVSVPQPLASIAVGFRVACALARDGTAYCWGRNTFGNVGNGNRAMVTTPTAVSTSLKFRQISVGLAQSCGLTADGAAYCWGQNVFRTLGTGDIAERLTPAPVSGGLRSRRSAPGR
- a CDS encoding PrsW family intramembrane metalloprotease — protein: MDSATSIQPPLPAPRRAQPHRVLTWGAATCGVLSLLLIAAELGPAAFALGVAIAVVPVPVYVVLALWLDRFEPEPAWTLAQTFAWGATVAVFLALMVNGLLQIVLDGAWGVEVGEVIGSVFTAPIVEELAKGFALLFLFSELRDEFDGVVDGVVYASMVGLGFAMVENVQYYGQAVAEGTESSVLTFVLRGLMAPFAHPLFTSMFGIGLGMVREGHSKARGWLVAAFGLAAAMGLHALWNLSASFDGWFLVLYLLVMVPAFVAVLWVVRTSLRREGRVIREHLQHLVEIGALPAGELDCLCGVRTRLGATATAFRKGGLRRWRARRELHTIASELAFHRWRTARGLSMGAEADAAREAEYMQRFSEICRMLEVQGKVE